ttttaaattgtcTTCTTAGAGCAAAATATGTAGACAGTACATTATTTCTCATGTAGAACAAAGACAAGTTGTCAACTCTTGAATAAACAGAGTAAAGCACTTGTCTTCATTCTTGATCTAAGTAGAGAGATATGTCAACCAACTTTTGCAACTGGTATTAGAAAGACATGCACAAACCAAACAAATAAATTTATAGATACATTTTCTACAAATCACTGGATAGGGAATAAATTTCTTAAAAcaaaagtaatatttttatCTTAACTGGAAAGCAATACAAAAAAGCTTACGGCACAGGAAAGTTAGAAATAACCATTAAATGAATACACACTGAGCAGCTAACAAGGGGGGAAAAGCCTGAAAACATGCTCAAATCTCACTGAGCCAGAAATGGAGGGGAAAAAAGCTCATTTCTTTAGTTCAGTAGTAGACAAGACATCAGGACACAAAATTTGCGAATATTGGATAGTGGATGAATAATGGAATATAAGCCTCAAGCCCTCCACTTAACGCAACTAGCTCTCTAGTTTCTTTTGTATTTGTATAGTGTCTAGatcaatataaaaatttaaaaagaaaaactcacTTCTCATTAACTAATCCAAATTCTCTAATACAACTAGAGCAATGACAAACTGAAAGGAATATAATGTCCGGATAAGATTCATACTAACCTTTCCGAGGAGCTGAAGGTATGTTCCTGTAACATTATGTTCTCTCCACTTCTCCAGATCAAGTATATTAAATCCAGATATCCAGGCACAAGAATCAGCATCATAGATGTTTCTGCCTAAGTGTGTTCTCAGCTGACCCAGTTTTACCCCACAGAACTCCAAAGCACCATTAACTTTTCCTTCCAAATCAAGGTTCCACAAGGATGATAAATCACGCTGAACAACCACATCATCATCCAAAACCACCACCTTTTTTAGATTATTGAATATTTCTGGTAGAAGAAAGTGTGAGTGACCAAAAACTGATAAGTATTCCGTTCTCATCTGCACGGAGGGTTTATCAGTGTCAAGAATGGAAACATGAAATTCCTCAGTTAGTGAAAGCTTTGCCATGCCTTCATTCTTAATGTGGTTACGTTCTTCAAAATTCAAGACACGTACAGTTGCCGCCTTGTAAGAATTTCTAGCAAACCAGAGTTTCATAGCATAGTAATTTTGTCCATCCGTTAGCACATGAAAAACCATATCTTCTGTCACCTATAGAATTATGCTGAGATTAATTACCAGTGACTATCAAATAATGCACAGTTTATAATGTCCAGATATTAAATTAGGATAACAAAACTACCTCAGAATTTGCCGCTGTTGAATTGATGGCAACAGAAGCAGCAAGTGTGTTTCTAGAGAAAATCACATAATGCCTAAGTTCTGGGTTGTCAAATTTGTGAGCATGTGAGTATGCTGAATCCATGGGAGGAGATTTAAAGTATTCTACAGTCAACCTCATAGACAAGCAATGGAGGCTTTTGGGCATGGTTTGAACACCGAGACGATAGAGAAACGCACTCTGCTTCATATGGAAATGAGCCTCATCTTCCGTCAGATCAAGTATCTGTCTGAGTTTCTTGTCAACATTATTGCAATCTACAGTGCATGATTTGGCCCGTGCAATGGTATGGTCCATCTTCTGTATCTTCCTCGCAACACTGAATGTAACAGAAAAGGTGCTCTTAGTTCTCCATCACAACAAATCTATGGAAATTAAAAGCAAGCTTCAAACAATCCTCATAACTTGATTGGTAGTTCCATAGTTAACCACACCAATTTGCGAAATTTTTATTTCTAAGTTGTCACTTATGGATACAAGGAAGAATTATACTGAACATATAAACAAATTTAGATACCCCTGCTGGTTTTCTAATATTGTCCAATTTTATAGGTTCCCTactttttattctctttttaatgagatcatacAACACAAAGAAGATATTGCTGAATAAACCCAGAGGACAGATACATGGCCAAAACAAAAGATGTCCTGACAACTGACTGCTCGTCATACCAATTTACCACGACGTTATGCCAAAAAGTGAATTCTCTCACTAGCAGCCACCCCAGAACATGCACCTATTTCAAGATGTTTAGGATCTTTCTCTTGCACTTACAACAACACAGCATGGTACTATCAACACCAACTTCAAATTGGTGAAACACTTCGACATCAAAACTATCTTTCTATGGAATTTATCAACTCTAATGGTTATATATCTTACAAACTGGTTCAAAGTCTGATTGCAGAACTAATAGACTACATAATGTTGCACTGCAAGAGGTGGTTTCCTGGTTGAAGCTATGAATATATAATAGACTTCCTTGGTTACTTAATTTGcatatgaaaaaatataaaaatgattAAAGGTTATAAGTACAATTGAAGGAAGAAAATCATGAACAAAATCAATATTCTCTCTCTTGTACTTCTTTAAAGAATTCCAATGAGTTGCAATAAAGACTTGCCACCTTTGAACATTGATTTAATCAGTGAAAATTGTAAATTGTCTGAatcaaaatttttctatctcaatcataaatcatacttaatatttaAACCAACTAGTGTAGAATCAATCCCCCGACTGGATCTTGCCATTTTGGTTTTGTAATTGAGAAAATCTCAATGGTAACATTGTCCTTGGAGTTCACAATGAAAGTGACAGCTGATGCAACCAACATTTTGGAAGTCCTCACAAGCAACGAATTCAAATCAGGACTTGTCAGTGTCGGGTGGTGGAAAGAAAACATCAAGTAAATTGGCAAAAAGATAATACTATTCAACTTGAGTATCCAGAAAACTTAATGGAGGAGATCATTAAAAGTCCATGCTTACATGTTTGATCATCGATCGTAAAAAAAGGAAGCCACTCCTGAAGATACATCAAGACAGCAGCAAAAATGTCCTCAAGGATTCAACTCAAGTATACACTTTTCATGACTAAGGAAGATTCACATTCCCATGAAAATGGTAATCACATCTAAAAATAATCATCCTGGCTGAATATGAGGGATGTGCTGTTATGTTTTATGGAACACTTAATCAAGAATAATGAGATCAATGAGCCCCTGGAATTTCCTTTATAACATTTTGCTCCCTTCACCAACAAGAACCACTCTTTTTGCCTACATTAGAAGTTTCAGAGAACAAACTATGAAAATGAAAACCCGACCAGGATAGATCTCAAGGCAAGGCCAATGCAACAACAGCTAATTGACATGATAATAAGATGGGGCAACTTTTTGCAGAATTCTCGATATTCTTGAGCTACTGTTTTATACGTTCAACAAATGAACATATGTCCTAGGATTGATAAGACTGCTTTAGGATTCAATTTTCAAGCTCAAACCGTACACATCATCTAGGCATACATGTCctcattttaaattaaatttaagccCAACAATTTTGTTCTTGTTTCATTTAGCTTGACTGTTTTGGAGTTCAAAAAATAGGGAAAGTATAAATTCAAAATGGCGTAGTAGAGTGGGCTAATAAGCATATATTTCGGTGTGGGACATAATAGGACTATAAGTATTAGCAGGGTTGCATTAGTTAGGGACTTGATCTATAAGTTTCTTTAGAATAGGCTCCAATAGCTTCATGCATCAGGAGAAATCACACTGACAAATTTATAATTTACCATTCCACATTATAACTAAAATTATTCTATCTTGCCCCCCGAACCCAACCaccccccacaaaaaaaaaaaaaatccaggatGTTCAGAGGACAGAGCTGCCAATTTGTTCATTTAATTGTTGATTCAATCGCAGTGTAAAAAGTTCAGTTCCATAGGATCACCCTGCCTAGTAGAAGGGTTCTCATGCATTACAAGGTTTGGTCAAAAATAACATATAGAATAAGTGCTCTAAAATGCATAGGAGACAGCTCCAGAACGGGTTTAAGATAACACTTACAGTGGAGGTAGATCAGCATCTAAAATTGCTTCACTAAGCATGTGCTCATGTTCTTGAATGTTCTGCTTTAGTTCACGTGTCAACTTCTCTTGTCCACGAAGTTTTGCAATGCTTGGATAGTAAGCTCTAGCCACAAAAAGCTGATCTTTTAGTCTCTTTACTGTAGAGTCCTTCATTACTTCTTTGTGCTCTATGGACCAAAGGCAATAGCTCCCAAATGCAAGTTGACAAGATCTTTTGGTTTCATCACTGGTCGAACTTTTGACATTATTCTTCCTGCTTTCCTTGCCATCACTCTAAAAAGAGGGGGGGGAAATGTTAAGTCATCCTAGAAATCCTACAATTTACAACCACAATTAGGATAAAAAAATGGCACcttaacaaaataaaatagtttTTTCTAAGGCAAGCACGGAAATTTAGTTTCAGCCACAACTGTTAACATGTCAGTTCGATCGCCAACTTATTTGATTTATAAGAATTTTCTAAAACGAGCTTGCTACTAGATCAAATTATTCAGTTGCCAGACAACTAATAGAATTTAGAGCATCAATTTGAAATAAGGGATCAAGGATGGCAGAATCGATACCGGGCACCGTACCGGTTGCCCGACGAGACGAGTTGGTACAGGCCGTCGTCGTGCCGTGCTGGGCCCATACTGCCACATCTTCTACggcgggggagaaggagaacgagagaggaaaaaagagagagcgggggagggagggagggagagggagaggagggaagagaggcTGACCGGGGCCGGCTGGCAGAGGCGGAGGCCGGAGTGACGCGGAGGCGGGGCTCCacctctgaaaattaaatgaagtTGGCAATAGGTTTGCCGACTTCAACTTTAAAAAAGCCAAAATAAAAGGAGCCCCCTCCGGgcccctgtttcgaacgaaacattCCAAACAGGGGCCCAGAGGCAGAGCCCTACCTCCACGTCTTTccggcctccgcctcctccacgCGGAGGCTCCCCGGCCGacctctcttctttcctctccctcttcctcccttcctcgctctctctctctctctttttctcttctccttcttcccctccGGCGAGGTGTCTCAGTTTCAATAGCGGAACCATCCCGGTCCGCCGCCAGTACGGCCAAGGACGCCCCAAACCGAGCAATTCGGGACAGTTCCACGGACCTTGTAAGGGATAATAGGCAACATTTGTTAATCAACCAAAATAAAATCTTACTTTTGTAGTTGAAGCTAGAAGTGGTTTTGAGATGACTCTATGTGGCGTAGTAACAACTGCACATAAGGAACAAATAACAACAGTCAATACCTTAAAGATGAATTATTcaaaacaaaataatataaAGGAATGAAGGAAACATAAGCTGATACCAAAGAAAGATGGATATTCTATAAGCCTCATGTTTTTtgctaaaatttaaatttccacTAAAAGGAACAGACTTGCTGAAAAAAACTTAGAAATTTCTGAGAGTTATTTCTTGATTCACATAGCAGAGCATGCTTGCTTGTTAAATCTAAGCATTCTTTGCTAGTTCACATGGTAAGCGTGGAAATTTCTGTGTATTCCATacttaaaaaaagaagagaatttGCAGTCTTTCCTTacaaattttctcttttttattttcctttttccaaaTTCTCCAAAAGTTTTCATCTCAATTACTTTAGAATAATTCTTCACTTTTTCaaaacaatcaaacccagttcaTGACTTGCTAGCCATTACCTGGCAGCAGTGCTACACCCTTATTGTACCCGGAACCATCTTTTAAACCTTAGACAAAGAATTAAAGATAATATCATTTCATTTTGCATACCTTTAGGGTGAGAGATGATGTCTTCTGTTCCAACTTGGGCGATAGTATCCTTTGACTcagagagagaagtcacatccaTTGCTTGAGACTGAGAGGTAGCATGATTCAGCTTTAAGGTTAAACTCGCGCCATTGCCAAAGGATTCATTGTTAGTTTCTTTATGGAGCTCCCCACCAGCTTCGAATGTTGTGTTCTCAATAACATCCTGACAAAGAGAATAGCAcatattttcagaaaaattaaTCAGCCTATTCAATATATATTGCACTTCAAGAAACACAGGCACAACCTAAGTAGCTTCCAGCTGCAAAATTTTAAGAAGCTATAAGTTTCAACTCCACAATCTAGATGAGCTGTCATGATAGTCCATAGACTAggtgttaaaaagaaaaaaataaaaggaaaagaatagaagaagaagaagtataaCTAGCAGACAGATGGCTATTTGATCGAATGAGAGCAGTACCCACTGAAATGATGACATAGCAAATAGCAGATCTTTTATTCCCTAAATATGGGATGAAATAATTGAACAGTCCATCCAAATAGCATGCTAGTATTACATTTCAACATTTATTTCAAATaagggaaaaaatatttttgcaacAAACAACTTTCTGACAACAAAAGAGTCAACATCAGATACATGAAACTATGAGATATGTCAATCTGATGCAATTAATATGAATGAGAAAACAGAAGGACAAGTGCATATCTTGAAATAAAACATCTGTTGTTTGAAGGAAGAATAATATATATTCTAATCAGAGTCTCTCTAGCATGCAGCAGCTTGTTTAATGACCTCATTTCCCTCAACAGAGAGTATTTACAGATAGTGCATTAGAAGCATGAAAAattatatcaaaagaaaaaaaaaggaggatagCAAGGTCATTATGAATGTTACCAGCTGTCATTTTTAAGATGATAAACATAAATAGCAGCCTGTATCACTTGGTAATGCAGGATGGATTCTTGTTGATTAGGACTTCGGGAGGCATTACCAGGTGAGAAATAAAATTTAGAGTTGATGGAATTTTCTGGCAGGC
The Phoenix dactylifera cultivar Barhee BC4 chromosome 3, palm_55x_up_171113_PBpolish2nd_filt_p, whole genome shotgun sequence DNA segment above includes these coding regions:
- the LOC103702182 gene encoding probable galacturonosyltransferase 7 isoform X1 — its product is MKGFAAASVLPAKRRWRGFAVAVLALVCCSVLVPLVFLLGFHNGFPSGYSSDDRSSLETNFRRYGRLDGVRELPEGDLSRIDNAMKEFGQTLLKDVIENTTFEAGGELHKETNNESFGNGASLTLKLNHATSQSQAMDVTSLSESKDTIAQVGTEDIISHPKVVTTPHRVISKPLLASTTKSDGKESRKNNVKSSTSDETKRSCQLAFGSYCLWSIEHKEVMKDSTVKRLKDQLFVARAYYPSIAKLRGQEKLTRELKQNIQEHEHMLSEAILDADLPPLVARKIQKMDHTIARAKSCTVDCNNVDKKLRQILDLTEDEAHFHMKQSAFLYRLGVQTMPKSLHCLSMRLTVEYFKSPPMDSAYSHAHKFDNPELRHYVIFSRNTLAASVAINSTAANSEVTEDMVFHVLTDGQNYYAMKLWFARNSYKAATVRVLNFEERNHIKNEGMAKLSLTEEFHVSILDTDKPSVQMRTEYLSVFGHSHFLLPEIFNNLKKVVVLDDDVVVQRDLSSLWNLDLEGKVNGALEFCGVKLGQLRTHLGRNIYDADSCAWISGFNILDLEKWREHNVTGTYLQLLGKFQTRSEASWRAAALPISLLAFQNLIHPLQDEWTLSGLGHDFRVNAEAIGNAVSLHYNGNMKPWLELGIPNYKKYWKKFLTQEERFMDECNVSP
- the LOC103702182 gene encoding probable galacturonosyltransferase 7 isoform X2, coding for MKGFAAASVLPAKRRWRGFAVAVLALVCCSVLVPLVFLLGFHNGFPSGYSSDDRSSLETNFRRYGRLDGVRELPEDVIENTTFEAGGELHKETNNESFGNGASLTLKLNHATSQSQAMDVTSLSESKDTIAQVGTEDIISHPKVVTTPHRVISKPLLASTTKSDGKESRKNNVKSSTSDETKRSCQLAFGSYCLWSIEHKEVMKDSTVKRLKDQLFVARAYYPSIAKLRGQEKLTRELKQNIQEHEHMLSEAILDADLPPLVARKIQKMDHTIARAKSCTVDCNNVDKKLRQILDLTEDEAHFHMKQSAFLYRLGVQTMPKSLHCLSMRLTVEYFKSPPMDSAYSHAHKFDNPELRHYVIFSRNTLAASVAINSTAANSEVTEDMVFHVLTDGQNYYAMKLWFARNSYKAATVRVLNFEERNHIKNEGMAKLSLTEEFHVSILDTDKPSVQMRTEYLSVFGHSHFLLPEIFNNLKKVVVLDDDVVVQRDLSSLWNLDLEGKVNGALEFCGVKLGQLRTHLGRNIYDADSCAWISGFNILDLEKWREHNVTGTYLQLLGKFQTRSEASWRAAALPISLLAFQNLIHPLQDEWTLSGLGHDFRVNAEAIGNAVSLHYNGNMKPWLELGIPNYKKYWKKFLTQEERFMDECNVSP